In the genome of Nocardia terpenica, one region contains:
- a CDS encoding aminotransferase class I/II-fold pyridoxal phosphate-dependent enzyme, producing the protein MVNSGEWVDDPDLSMNTVAFRPDRQLVARAAEAAAIANDYPDMTAAGATAALAEHLGLPADHLVFGPGSAALCQLLLLVCCEPGAQVVHQWPSFEGYPSMIGHVRADAVPVALDGVDTDLDAMAAAVTDRTAVVMLCNPNNPTGALLDQQRLRRFLDRLPDHVTVLIDEAYRDFVLDPGYRDALDLVREDPRVCVLRTFSKSYRLAGLRIGYLVAQPALTARLAVLRMFFAPSAPAQAAAVAALAGVAEMRQRCAQVGAERTRLRDLLIEQGWQVPVSQANFLWVPTPDAGEFTRHCAAYGLRVREWAERGVRVTIGSPATNDAFAEVAAGFRAAARQAVAP; encoded by the coding sequence ATGGTGAATTCCGGAGAATGGGTCGACGACCCCGACTTGTCCATGAACACCGTGGCATTTCGCCCGGATCGGCAGCTGGTGGCGAGGGCGGCGGAGGCGGCGGCCATCGCCAACGACTATCCGGACATGACGGCCGCGGGCGCGACCGCCGCGCTGGCCGAGCATCTCGGGCTGCCCGCCGATCATCTGGTGTTCGGGCCGGGATCGGCCGCGCTGTGCCAGCTTCTGCTGCTGGTCTGCTGCGAGCCGGGCGCGCAGGTGGTGCACCAGTGGCCGTCGTTCGAGGGCTATCCGTCGATGATCGGGCACGTGCGCGCCGACGCGGTGCCGGTCGCCCTGGACGGGGTGGACACCGATCTGGACGCGATGGCCGCAGCGGTCACCGACCGGACCGCGGTGGTCATGCTGTGCAATCCGAACAATCCCACCGGCGCGCTGCTGGATCAGCAGCGGCTGCGGCGGTTCCTGGACCGGCTGCCCGACCACGTCACGGTGCTGATCGACGAGGCGTACCGGGATTTCGTGCTCGACCCCGGCTACCGCGACGCGCTCGACCTGGTCCGCGAGGATCCGAGAGTGTGTGTGCTGCGCACGTTTTCGAAGTCCTACCGGCTGGCCGGGCTGCGGATCGGCTACCTCGTCGCCCAGCCCGCGCTGACCGCGCGCCTGGCCGTCCTGCGCATGTTCTTCGCGCCCAGCGCTCCGGCGCAGGCCGCCGCGGTGGCCGCCCTGGCCGGGGTCGCGGAGATGCGGCAGCGGTGCGCGCAGGTCGGCGCGGAGCGAACCCGCCTGCGGGACCTGCTGATCGAGCAGGGCTGGCAGGTTCCGGTGAGCCAGGCCAACTTTCTGTGGGTGCCCACTCCCGACGCGGGCGAATTCACCAGGCACTGCGCCGCCTACGGCCTGCGGGTGCGCGAGTGGGCCGAGCGCGGGGTGCGCGTGACGATCGGCAGTCCGGCGACCAACGACGCGTTCGCGGAGGTGGCCGCCGGATTCCGGGCCGCCGCCCGGCAGGCGGTCGCGCCGTGA
- a CDS encoding SRPBCC family protein — protein sequence MSRTGTLRRDGDRWELRFERELAHPVETVWRAVFDSDRLAHWYPAAERELEPVVGGKVREVYGAGEQAVTIHGVVTALEPPHVLEYRMDSSAVGLAGFDEIRTLRFELHPLPTGCRLVFLHTFGDRPGAASFATGWHRCLDALADSRTDAPTSADPDFSWPQQHERYVRQFGLDEGTAEQTDTATIIRFERQLMMHPVDEVWQALTAGHTPTAGAEPPAPFAPAGLPTGPARTVDPPSLLEFHTATTNPHTIRWQLRPGPGGARITLTDTAPQLTPEETAEALATWHDHIEQIVADLGRQD from the coding sequence ATGAGCCGCACCGGAACCCTGCGCCGCGACGGCGACCGCTGGGAGCTGCGCTTCGAACGCGAACTGGCCCACCCGGTGGAGACCGTGTGGCGGGCCGTCTTCGACTCCGACCGGCTGGCGCACTGGTATCCGGCGGCCGAAAGGGAGCTGGAGCCGGTCGTCGGCGGCAAGGTGCGCGAGGTCTACGGCGCGGGCGAGCAGGCGGTGACCATCCACGGCGTCGTGACCGCCCTGGAGCCGCCGCACGTCCTGGAGTACCGCATGGACTCCTCCGCGGTCGGGTTGGCCGGATTCGACGAAATCCGCACTCTCCGTTTCGAATTGCACCCGCTCCCGACCGGCTGCCGCCTCGTCTTCCTGCACACCTTCGGCGACCGCCCCGGCGCGGCGAGCTTCGCCACCGGCTGGCACCGCTGCCTGGACGCACTCGCCGATTCCCGCACCGACGCCCCCACCTCCGCCGACCCCGATTTCTCCTGGCCCCAGCAGCACGAGCGGTACGTCCGGCAGTTCGGCCTGGACGAGGGCACGGCCGAACAGACCGACACCGCCACAATCATCCGCTTCGAACGCCAGCTGATGATGCACCCCGTCGACGAGGTCTGGCAGGCCCTGACCGCCGGGCACACCCCCACCGCAGGCGCCGAACCCCCGGCGCCCTTCGCCCCGGCCGGTCTCCCCACCGGCCCGGCTCGCACCGTCGATCCCCCATCACTCCTCGAATTCCATACCGCCACAACGAATCCCCACACCATCCGCTGGCAACTCCGCCCCGGCCCCGGCGGTGCGCGCATCACCCTCACCGACACCGCACCGCAGCTGACCCCCGAGGAGACCGCCGAAGCTCTGGCTACATGGCACGATCACATCGAACAGATCGTCGCCGACCTCGGCCGACAGGACTGA
- a CDS encoding prenyltransferase/squalene oxidase repeat-containing protein, with amino-acid sequence MTTRTIDTALETGAEAVLRHRAADGLFDYDSGVGATLATAGATLVLHLHDPVGSRAYVTGGVAHLSRTQNGDGGWGSVPGQPTEAVTTAIAAAVLHLVDADGSGDRVRAGRAALDRLGGLSGIADPALSAVCHRFHAMAGWAPPAPVRVPLWVFALPRLRRTRMSFRSGVLAATALAQARAEPGGLLRRLIDHAATPAALRVLYGIHRDEGGTGAFGADAWAAGMTGLGLVRSGAAPDLTEAIADFLRRSVFADGSWTIVEIRLTYTGFAATGLCDAGYGADPRLAVTADGVRAAQLTRPFTMLDCPPGGWSYSGPDGWPVTLESAELLSALAKMPGADRDPHVARGARWLAGRQDTRGSWSLWVRDTALANDGPCPYLTAQAVDALLDAGIPPEDNGIRRAARWLAGVQRPDGSFESLWYRGHTAGTAQVIGALARITDPATDPTVRGGVRWLLATQHSDGSWGPGDGRAGSVEETAWALRALLEAGIAPGTAEIDRAADWLLARQQPDGHWPEAPVSAYIRHCVHYPNGAITAGLALRALAAYRRGLGRKDDDG; translated from the coding sequence ATGACCACCCGCACGATCGATACCGCGCTCGAGACCGGTGCGGAGGCCGTGCTGCGCCACCGCGCCGCCGACGGGCTGTTCGACTACGACTCCGGGGTCGGCGCGACGCTGGCCACCGCGGGCGCGACTCTCGTTCTGCACCTGCACGATCCGGTCGGCTCCCGCGCGTATGTGACGGGCGGGGTCGCGCACCTGAGCCGGACACAGAACGGCGACGGCGGCTGGGGTTCGGTGCCCGGCCAGCCCACCGAGGCGGTCACCACCGCCATCGCGGCCGCCGTGCTGCACCTGGTGGACGCCGACGGCAGCGGCGACCGCGTGCGGGCCGGGCGGGCCGCGCTGGACCGGCTCGGCGGGCTGTCCGGCATCGCCGACCCCGCGCTGTCGGCGGTGTGCCACCGTTTTCACGCCATGGCCGGGTGGGCGCCGCCCGCGCCGGTTCGGGTGCCGCTGTGGGTGTTCGCGCTGCCGCGGCTGCGGCGCACCCGGATGTCGTTCCGGTCCGGGGTGCTGGCCGCCACCGCGCTCGCCCAGGCGCGCGCCGAACCCGGCGGGCTGCTGCGCCGCCTGATCGACCACGCCGCCACCCCCGCCGCGCTGCGGGTGCTGTACGGCATCCATCGCGACGAGGGCGGCACCGGCGCGTTCGGCGCCGACGCCTGGGCGGCCGGGATGACCGGGTTGGGGCTCGTACGCTCCGGCGCCGCACCGGATCTCACCGAGGCCATCGCGGACTTCCTGCGCCGCAGCGTCTTCGCCGACGGCTCCTGGACGATCGTCGAAATCCGGCTCACCTACACCGGTTTCGCGGCCACCGGCCTGTGCGATGCGGGCTACGGGGCCGATCCGCGGCTGGCGGTGACCGCCGACGGCGTGCGCGCCGCGCAGCTGACCCGGCCGTTCACCATGCTGGACTGCCCGCCCGGCGGCTGGAGCTACTCCGGGCCCGACGGCTGGCCGGTCACCCTGGAATCGGCGGAACTGCTGTCGGCGCTGGCGAAAATGCCGGGCGCGGACCGCGATCCGCACGTGGCGCGGGGCGCGCGCTGGCTGGCCGGGCGGCAGGACACCCGCGGCTCGTGGAGCCTGTGGGTGCGCGACACCGCCCTCGCCAACGACGGCCCGTGCCCGTACCTGACCGCGCAGGCCGTCGACGCGCTGCTGGACGCCGGAATCCCACCCGAGGACAACGGGATTCGGCGCGCGGCGCGCTGGCTGGCCGGGGTGCAGCGGCCCGACGGCTCGTTCGAATCGCTGTGGTACCGCGGCCACACCGCCGGGACCGCGCAGGTGATCGGCGCGCTGGCGCGGATCACCGACCCGGCCACCGACCCCACCGTGCGCGGCGGCGTGCGCTGGCTGCTGGCGACCCAGCACTCGGACGGATCGTGGGGTCCCGGCGACGGCCGGGCGGGCTCGGTGGAGGAGACCGCGTGGGCGCTGCGCGCCCTGCTCGAGGCCGGAATCGCCCCCGGCACAGCCGAAATCGACCGCGCCGCGGACTGGCTGCTGGCCCGGCAGCAACCCGACGGGCACTGGCCCGAGGCGCCGGTCAGCGCCTACATCCGGCACTGCGTGCACTACCCCAACGGCGCGATCACCGCGGGCCTGGCCCTGCGCGCGCTGGCCGCCTATCGCCGCGGCCTCGGCAGGAAGGACGACGATGGCTAG
- a CDS encoding protease inhibitor I42 family protein codes for MRTPLLMVAFGVALAAGGTNAVAWADPAAGPAVATPISEPMIVGTDADGQTVTLTVGQELAIALPDNPSTGYRWQLADFDQGVMHQEGDPQFRPTNIMPGSPGTSVWTFTASAPGNTRLDLVSLPPAWQPGTPPPQHFSVNASVH; via the coding sequence GTGCGTACACCTTTGCTGATGGTCGCGTTCGGCGTGGCGCTCGCCGCCGGTGGCACGAATGCGGTGGCGTGGGCCGATCCGGCGGCCGGACCCGCCGTCGCGACGCCGATCTCGGAACCGATGATCGTGGGTACCGACGCGGACGGACAGACGGTGACGCTGACCGTCGGCCAGGAGCTGGCCATCGCCCTCCCCGACAACCCCTCCACCGGATACCGCTGGCAGCTGGCCGATTTCGACCAGGGCGTCATGCACCAGGAGGGCGACCCCCAATTTCGCCCGACCAACATCATGCCCGGCTCCCCGGGAACGTCGGTGTGGACATTCACCGCATCCGCCCCCGGCAACACCCGCCTCGACCTGGTGTCACTGCCGCCCGCCTGGCAGCCGGGCACACCCCCGCCCCAACACTTCTCGGTGAACGCATCGGTTCACTGA
- a CDS encoding polyprenyl synthetase family protein, with protein MKPGYIDSRTEEFDPAPALRHYLAGTAAGDGDRLDAVTRYAVQPPGKLVRPVLLVESAAAVGADPADLVPIAVALEYLHVATLVHDDIIDGDLLRRGRPTVHARYGRDEAIVAGDALLLDTFRTLTEAAELGFPPAAVLEAVRIVAVAGLDLCRGQAMEAGLAGDLYCGMARYRTMAGLKTGALFIAACAAGAVLGGGSGEEVRALRSFADHLGCAFQMRDDLLPYLADTSRAGKSSVTDIVNQRPTFPVLVGIELADTTQCWRIEQSLSGRLPADEAHRLLRQVLTETGALAEASARVAAEVAAARADLAPFGVRGERLIALADSMIGRTW; from the coding sequence GTGAAACCCGGCTATATCGACTCACGCACCGAGGAATTCGATCCGGCCCCGGCGCTGCGGCACTATCTGGCCGGGACCGCCGCGGGCGACGGCGACCGGCTCGATGCCGTGACCCGCTACGCCGTGCAGCCGCCGGGCAAGCTGGTGCGCCCGGTGCTGCTGGTGGAGTCGGCGGCGGCGGTCGGCGCGGATCCCGCCGACCTGGTGCCGATCGCGGTGGCGCTGGAGTACCTGCACGTGGCCACCCTGGTGCACGACGACATCATCGACGGCGATCTGCTGCGCCGCGGCCGCCCCACCGTGCACGCCCGCTACGGCCGCGACGAGGCCATCGTGGCCGGGGATGCGTTGCTGCTGGACACCTTTCGCACGCTGACCGAGGCCGCGGAGCTCGGGTTCCCCCCGGCCGCGGTGCTGGAGGCGGTGCGCATCGTCGCGGTCGCGGGACTGGATCTGTGCCGGGGGCAGGCGATGGAGGCGGGCCTGGCCGGTGACCTGTACTGCGGGATGGCCCGCTACCGCACCATGGCCGGGCTGAAGACCGGTGCGCTGTTCATCGCGGCGTGCGCGGCGGGCGCGGTGCTCGGCGGCGGCAGCGGCGAGGAGGTCCGCGCGCTGCGCTCGTTCGCCGACCATCTCGGCTGCGCCTTCCAGATGCGCGACGATCTGCTGCCGTATCTGGCCGACACCAGCCGGGCGGGCAAGAGCTCGGTCACCGACATCGTCAATCAGCGGCCGACGTTCCCGGTGCTGGTCGGCATCGAACTGGCCGACACGACGCAGTGCTGGCGCATCGAGCAGTCGCTGAGTGGGCGGCTGCCCGCCGACGAGGCGCACCGGCTGCTGCGGCAGGTGCTCACCGAGACCGGCGCGCTGGCCGAGGCGTCGGCGCGGGTGGCGGCCGAGGTGGCCGCGGCGCGTGCGGATCTCGCGCCGTTCGGTGTGCGCGGGGAGCGGCTGATCGCCTTGGCGGACAGCATGATCGGGCGCACGTGGTGA
- a CDS encoding TauD/TfdA dioxygenase family protein, translating into MPATITVQPISGALGAELRGIDLATLTDTEFETVHELLLEYQVLFFPDQGDLPPAAHIAFGRRFGEVELHPYLPKLEGFPEIVLIESDRGGKVDCWHTDMTFHESPPLVSILQLTTCPPRGGDTMWTNQYLVYERLSAPLRDLVDGLTAVHSVTAGDYTASAEHPLVRVHPETGRRSLYVNRLFTSHIPQLSRPESDALLQHLVEFSEGPQFTCRFRWQPGAVALWDNRVTQHYAVNDYDEPRRGRRVTVLGDHPEGNPPRWPNYTPADGERYWPMRVNAKSGY; encoded by the coding sequence ATGCCTGCGACCATTACCGTTCAGCCGATTTCCGGCGCTCTCGGCGCCGAGCTGCGAGGTATCGATCTCGCGACGCTGACCGACACCGAATTCGAGACGGTGCACGAGCTGCTGCTCGAATATCAGGTGCTGTTCTTCCCGGATCAGGGCGACCTGCCGCCGGCCGCGCATATCGCGTTCGGCCGCCGCTTCGGCGAGGTCGAGTTGCATCCCTATCTGCCGAAACTCGAGGGTTTTCCCGAAATAGTTCTGATCGAGTCGGACCGGGGCGGAAAGGTCGACTGCTGGCACACCGACATGACCTTTCACGAAAGCCCGCCGCTGGTGTCGATCCTGCAGTTGACGACCTGCCCGCCGCGCGGCGGCGACACCATGTGGACCAATCAGTATCTGGTCTACGAGCGGCTGTCCGCGCCGCTGCGGGATCTGGTCGACGGCCTGACCGCGGTGCATTCGGTGACGGCGGGCGACTACACGGCCTCGGCCGAACATCCGCTGGTGCGGGTGCATCCGGAGACCGGCCGCCGCTCGCTGTATGTGAACCGGCTGTTCACCTCGCACATCCCGCAGCTGAGCCGCCCCGAAAGCGACGCGCTGCTCCAGCATCTCGTCGAATTCTCCGAGGGCCCGCAGTTCACCTGCCGGTTCCGCTGGCAGCCGGGCGCGGTAGCCCTCTGGGACAACCGCGTCACCCAGCACTACGCGGTCAACGACTACGACGAGCCCCGCCGCGGCCGCCGCGTCACAGTCCTGGGCGACCACCCCGAGGGCAACCCACCCCGCTGGCCGAACTACACCCCCGCCGACGGCGAGCGGTACTGGCCCATGCGCGTCAACGCCAAGTCCGGCTACTGA
- a CDS encoding FAD-dependent oxidoreductase, which produces MASGTDADAVVCGAGAGGLAAACALAAAGLAVIVLDKQRQPPSIAKGELLQPGSLTALDRWGVTRRLLAAGGVEIDRLCARASDGRALLELDYPGLLGGRRRILSADYPTILAALADSLPPGVRVHRGVPVRGPLHDDTGRVCGVEVADERLGSVRAPLVVAADGAASGLRAAAGIAVARTQYPHRLVSFDVPGARDEELTAYVTDRGLRLVYPLPHARTRLYIQAGPQELRGRDDAAMRRWAVEATAGIAALAPLAELLLDPRTQRQLFSVPRYLVDRLALPGLALVGESAHAVHPMAAQGMNSAIADAAELADRITAVGAADPAALDRALTDYERVRLPQLRHVATVSHNASRMLTAVSPVGRRLGRRLLRGTANNPRLLAATCRNIAGVNPAPLGMVDRLYQLGLLPAQRGRDIEEAMC; this is translated from the coding sequence ATGGCTAGTGGAACCGACGCCGACGCCGTGGTGTGCGGCGCGGGAGCGGGCGGCCTGGCCGCGGCCTGCGCGCTCGCGGCGGCCGGGCTGGCGGTGATCGTCCTGGACAAACAGCGACAGCCGCCGTCGATCGCGAAGGGTGAACTGCTGCAACCGGGTTCGCTCACCGCGCTGGATCGGTGGGGAGTGACTCGACGGCTGCTGGCGGCGGGCGGCGTGGAGATCGACCGGCTGTGCGCCCGCGCGAGCGACGGGCGGGCACTGCTGGAACTGGACTATCCGGGGCTGCTCGGCGGCCGCCGACGGATCCTGTCCGCCGACTACCCGACGATTCTCGCCGCCCTGGCCGACAGCCTGCCGCCGGGCGTGCGGGTGCATCGCGGCGTGCCGGTGCGCGGGCCGCTGCACGACGACACCGGACGGGTGTGCGGAGTCGAGGTGGCCGACGAGCGGCTCGGCAGCGTGCGCGCGCCGCTGGTGGTGGCCGCCGACGGCGCGGCCTCCGGACTGCGCGCGGCGGCGGGGATCGCCGTCGCCCGCACCCAGTATCCGCACCGGCTGGTGTCGTTCGACGTGCCCGGCGCCCGGGACGAGGAATTGACCGCCTACGTCACCGATCGCGGTCTGCGCCTGGTGTATCCGCTGCCGCACGCGCGCACCCGGCTCTACATCCAGGCCGGTCCGCAGGAGCTGCGCGGCCGCGACGACGCGGCCATGCGGCGCTGGGCGGTCGAGGCGACCGCCGGGATCGCGGCCCTGGCCCCGCTCGCCGAGCTGCTGCTCGATCCGCGCACCCAGCGCCAATTGTTCTCCGTGCCACGGTATCTGGTGGACCGGCTGGCGCTGCCCGGCCTGGCGCTGGTGGGCGAGTCCGCGCACGCGGTGCATCCGATGGCCGCGCAGGGCATGAACTCCGCCATCGCCGACGCGGCCGAGCTGGCCGACCGGATCACCGCGGTGGGCGCGGCGGACCCGGCCGCCCTCGATCGGGCGCTGACCGACTACGAGCGGGTCCGGCTGCCGCAGCTGCGGCACGTGGCCACCGTGAGCCACAATGCTTCGCGCATGCTCACCGCGGTCTCGCCGGTGGGGCGCCGGCTCGGGCGGCGGCTGCTGCGCGGCACGGCGAACAATCCGCGGCTGCTGGCGGCGACCTGCCGCAATATCGCCGGGGTGAACCCCGCCCCGCTGGGCATGGTCGACCGGCTCTACCAATTGGGCCTGCTGCCCGCCCAGCGTGGCCGCGACATCGAGGAGGCGATGTGCTGA
- a CDS encoding UbiA family prenyltransferase — protein MSARTRRHWWAHVETCRPYTLAYPGLAGLAGAALGGHPAPAQWMTAWLAPTLVWAAGLYLGDYLDRELDAGSKPHRPIPSGRLRPGTAVAVGAGCVAVALAVTALVQAWAVAVAVLGAVGVVVYSKVLKPRGIFGNLARGLLTGLVLLFAATVVDGHPVALAWAWACVFLVQDTASNLVGTVRDTAGDRAGGYRTLPVVIGARAASWCAAALFAAAMAAAVALAVIGGLGAVGGGLVLAAVCLGLAGYRVLLGGDPADPRRALRTHEILIAERLVLAAAVASGGLGAPVAVVILVAALAISLSTQALLRRRHEFGDIPVRSA, from the coding sequence GTGAGCGCGCGCACCCGGCGGCACTGGTGGGCGCACGTGGAGACCTGCCGCCCCTACACCCTGGCCTATCCCGGCCTGGCGGGCCTGGCGGGCGCGGCCCTGGGCGGGCATCCCGCACCCGCGCAATGGATGACGGCGTGGCTGGCGCCGACGCTGGTGTGGGCCGCGGGCCTGTACCTGGGTGACTACCTCGACCGCGAGTTGGACGCGGGCAGCAAACCGCACCGGCCGATCCCGTCGGGGCGGCTGCGCCCGGGGACCGCGGTGGCGGTGGGCGCGGGCTGCGTGGCGGTCGCGCTGGCGGTGACGGCGCTGGTCCAGGCGTGGGCGGTCGCGGTGGCGGTGCTGGGCGCGGTCGGCGTGGTGGTCTACAGCAAGGTGCTCAAGCCGCGCGGCATCTTCGGCAATCTGGCGCGCGGGCTGCTGACCGGCCTGGTGCTGCTGTTCGCGGCGACCGTGGTGGACGGCCATCCGGTCGCGCTCGCCTGGGCGTGGGCGTGCGTGTTCCTGGTGCAGGACACCGCGTCGAATCTGGTCGGCACCGTGCGCGATACCGCCGGGGATCGGGCGGGCGGGTACCGCACGCTGCCGGTGGTGATCGGCGCGCGGGCCGCGAGCTGGTGTGCGGCAGCGCTTTTCGCCGCCGCCATGGCGGCGGCCGTGGCGCTGGCGGTCATCGGCGGGCTGGGTGCGGTGGGCGGCGGGCTGGTGCTCGCGGCCGTCTGCCTGGGCCTGGCCGGGTACCGGGTGCTGCTCGGCGGCGACCCGGCCGATCCGCGGCGGGCGCTGCGCACCCACGAGATCCTGATCGCCGAGCGGCTGGTGCTGGCCGCCGCGGTCGCCTCCGGCGGCCTCGGGGCGCCGGTCGCGGTCGTGATTCTGGTTGCGGCGCTGGCGATCTCCCTGTCCACGCAGGCGCTGCTGCGGCGCCGGCACGAATTCGGCGATATCCCTGTGAGGTCGGCATGA
- a CDS encoding ArsR/SmtB family transcription factor: MTVAFDVLVEPNRRRILDLLLQRPQSVGELATRLGLSQPGTSKHLRVLREAGFVRVRVDAQRRWYELDPAPLAELDAWLAPYRRLWADSLDTLERHLDAPPEPANPERGETS; encoded by the coding sequence GTGACAGTAGCGTTCGACGTTCTCGTCGAGCCGAATCGCCGCCGCATTCTGGATTTGCTGCTGCAGCGGCCGCAGTCGGTGGGCGAGTTGGCCACTCGGCTCGGGTTGTCCCAGCCGGGTACCTCGAAACATCTGCGCGTGTTGCGGGAGGCCGGTTTCGTCCGGGTCCGGGTCGACGCGCAGCGCCGCTGGTACGAGCTGGATCCGGCGCCGCTGGCCGAGCTCGATGCCTGGCTGGCGCCCTATCGCCGGTTGTGGGCCGACAGTCTCGACACCCTCGAACGCCATCTCGACGCCCCGCCGGAGCCCGCGAATCCCGAACGAGGAGAAACGTCATGA
- a CDS encoding sigma-70 family RNA polymerase sigma factor, translated as MPGDKDDELTALALAAGRGDRRAFEQWVRAMQADVWRFHAYRAGPGAADDLTQETFVRAYGSLPRFAGRASARAWLLSIARRVVVDSIRSAVARPRLHDTDDWESAAEQRAAVQRTGRTFEDLVEIRMLLDGLDPERREALILTQVLGLSYQEAAEVCGCPVGTVRSRIARAREDLLAATRERDGGVG; from the coding sequence GTGCCCGGTGACAAAGACGACGAGCTGACCGCGCTTGCCCTGGCCGCGGGTCGCGGCGATCGGCGGGCATTCGAACAATGGGTGCGCGCCATGCAGGCCGATGTCTGGCGGTTCCACGCCTATCGCGCGGGCCCCGGCGCGGCCGACGACCTCACCCAGGAGACGTTCGTCCGCGCCTACGGCAGCCTGCCCCGATTCGCGGGCCGCGCCTCGGCCCGCGCCTGGCTGCTGTCGATCGCGCGCCGCGTGGTGGTCGACTCCATCCGCTCCGCGGTCGCCCGCCCCCGCCTGCACGACACCGACGACTGGGAGTCCGCCGCCGAACAGCGCGCCGCCGTGCAGCGCACCGGCCGCACCTTCGAGGACCTCGTCGAGATCCGCATGCTGCTCGACGGCCTGGACCCCGAACGCCGCGAGGCCCTGATCCTCACCCAGGTCCTGGGCCTGTCCTACCAGGAGGCCGCCGAGGTCTGCGGCTGCCCCGTGGGCACCGTCCGCTCTCGCATCGCCCGCGCCCGCGAAGACCTCCTGGCCGCCACCCGCGAACGCGACGGCGGCGTGGGCTGA
- a CDS encoding SAM-dependent methyltransferase has product MTRPDWAPEGIDLDRPSASRVYDYFVGGMHNFEIDRALARQIEAFTPNVAETMRANRDLLRRCVRLLVDAGIDQFLDLGSGIPTVGNVHEVAQARNPGASVVYVDIDPVAVAHSRAILADNPGATVIQADVAEPEAILAEAAATGLLDFRRPMAVLLLGVLHFVPEGADPAASVARLREAVAPGSYLAITHATADGQPAEVLAAQKLSGRTSTEIVLRSREQIGAYFADWTLLAPGLVPLPLWRPDDPADVGECPEMSGAYGGVARKY; this is encoded by the coding sequence ATGACCAGACCTGATTGGGCGCCGGAGGGCATCGACCTGGACCGGCCCAGTGCCTCCCGGGTGTACGACTACTTCGTCGGCGGGATGCACAATTTCGAGATCGACCGGGCGCTGGCGCGCCAGATCGAGGCGTTCACACCGAATGTCGCCGAAACCATGCGCGCCAATCGGGATCTGCTGCGGCGGTGTGTGCGGCTGCTGGTGGACGCCGGGATCGATCAGTTCCTCGATCTGGGGTCGGGGATTCCGACGGTCGGCAACGTGCACGAGGTGGCGCAGGCCCGCAATCCGGGGGCGAGCGTGGTGTATGTCGACATCGATCCGGTCGCCGTGGCGCACAGCCGCGCCATCCTCGCGGACAATCCGGGCGCGACGGTGATTCAGGCGGATGTGGCCGAGCCCGAGGCGATTCTGGCCGAGGCGGCGGCGACGGGGCTGCTGGATTTCCGGCGGCCGATGGCGGTGCTGCTGCTGGGTGTGCTGCATTTCGTGCCGGAGGGGGCCGACCCGGCGGCGAGCGTGGCGCGGCTGCGGGAGGCGGTGGCGCCCGGCAGCTATCTGGCCATCACCCACGCGACCGCCGACGGGCAGCCCGCCGAGGTGCTGGCGGCGCAGAAGCTGTCCGGACGCACCTCGACCGAGATCGTCCTGCGGTCGCGGGAACAGATCGGCGCCTACTTCGCCGATTGGACGCTGCTCGCGCCGGGGCTGGTGCCGCTGCCGCTGTGGCGGCCGGACGATCCGGCGGATGTGGGGGAGTGCCCGGAGATGTCGGGGGCGTACGGCGGGGTGGCGCGTAAGTACTGA
- a CDS encoding zf-HC2 domain-containing protein, producing MRCETVREALSARIDGEPEPIRAAVVDRHVVGCAGCRDWYRRAEELRRATILHPAPAVPDLTARIMAAVPEQTREPVGLRAALAVVAVAQTSLALAQLFGADTGMGHAAHGAFMMGHMSHESAAWNLAIGIGLVWAALRTRTAAGQLPMLSVFVGVLTGVSLLDITRGDVTAARLISHVPVLLGVALLYLVYRRHRDDDRPIGDRMDTGRERFADEVPDIDVAHEDSILRFRHRRPASRHRAA from the coding sequence ATGAGGTGCGAAACGGTCCGCGAAGCGTTGTCCGCGCGTATCGACGGCGAGCCGGAACCGATCCGGGCCGCGGTGGTCGATCGGCATGTGGTGGGCTGCGCGGGCTGCCGGGACTGGTACCGCCGCGCCGAAGAGCTGCGCCGGGCGACGATTCTGCATCCTGCGCCCGCGGTGCCGGACCTGACCGCGCGGATCATGGCGGCCGTGCCCGAACAGACCCGCGAGCCCGTCGGGCTGCGGGCCGCGCTGGCCGTCGTCGCCGTCGCGCAGACCAGCCTGGCGCTGGCCCAGCTGTTCGGCGCCGACACCGGCATGGGGCATGCGGCGCACGGCGCGTTCATGATGGGCCACATGAGCCACGAGAGCGCGGCCTGGAACCTGGCGATCGGCATCGGGCTGGTGTGGGCGGCGCTGCGCACCCGCACCGCGGCCGGGCAGCTGCCCATGCTGAGCGTGTTCGTCGGCGTGCTGACCGGGGTCTCGCTGCTCGACATCACGCGCGGGGATGTGACTGCGGCCCGGCTGATTTCGCATGTTCCGGTGCTGCTCGGGGTGGCGCTGCTGTATCTGGTGTACCGCCGACACCGCGACGATGATCGGCCTATCGGAGACCGAATGGATACCGGGCGTGAGCGTTTCGCGGACGAGGTGCCGGATATCGATGTGGCGCACGAGGATTCGATCCTGCGGTTCCGGCATCGACGTCCGGCCAGTCGTCATCGCGCCGCGTAG